One window of the Tubulanus polymorphus chromosome 11, tnTubPoly1.2, whole genome shotgun sequence genome contains the following:
- the LOC141913111 gene encoding uncharacterized protein LOC141913111 isoform X3, with the protein MRSGWFRVLIQTVFTVSLFATCLISVNSHSYSHQPADDDDLVLDFNYLNNNDHHRRVRPLTERDHSNDDGGNDERRLHNRRPSSPSSYASILKSFIQAKSRANHNSKRSGVLISEVWEAWNI; encoded by the coding sequence ATGCGTAGCGGTTGGTTTCGTGTCTTGATACAGACTGTGTTCACCGTGAGTCTATTCGCTACATGTCTTATTTCCGTCAACAGCCATTCGTACAGCCACCAACcagccgacgacgacgatctAGTTTTGGACTTTAACTATTTAAACAACAACGATCACCATCGTCGCGTTCGACCGTTAACGGAAAGAGATCACTCGAATGACGACGGTGGTAACGATGAACGCCGTCTGCACAATCGTCGGCCGTCGTCGCCATCTTCGTATGCCAGTATACTGAAAAGTTTTATACAAGCGAAATCACGGGCAAATCACAATAGCAAACGAAGTGGA